gatttgccactgtttagattaaaatAGACTGCAGTCTtgtagcaccttttattttaagACACGTATTAAGGATATTATATTTATGAAATGCATATAGAACATTATGAGATTAACTAAGTGTAGACCAGTCATAGCTACATCAGTAATTGCTTTTAgagaaaagaaagtttttttttttttttgttagcttgaCCAGCTCTAACAGAATATTATTTCTGGAGGACATTTTTGAATCTCAAGTTATTCCCATAAAACCAAATGTTGCCTGCCTAGTAAGCTTATACAGTGCAGTCCAGTTCTGACGAgctttaaatgattattttttttaacggtcATATTTCTAACTCTCAGACATCTTTAAAAGGCCTCCTTGACAATCATCTTTTACTCCGTCATAGCAAAGGTAGACTCCAGCAATGTTATGAAGTGACTTTTACTAACCATCATTGTAACAGCACTCATTTCCATATCCACAGTGCGCCGAGAAATTGACACACTTAATGAGCGCCTGGCAGCTGAAGGACAAACCATTGACGGAGGGGACCTGAGCAGGGGACCTTTGAAAGCAAAAGGTGAGCATAGAAttttacagtacaaatacaaactTGCTTGCTTCTGTGTTCAAAACAATATGAGCTACAAGTGGTGCCTTGAGGTTCTCGACCTGCACCGTTCCCATTGCCATTCAGCGTTGGGCCTCAAGCTCAGACTAATGTCATAATGTTGTGGTAAGGGCTGTTAAATGAGTGTGCGCATGTGTATAGCTACAGACAGTGTTTTCACTTTTCCTATTACTGATGCTTTGCTTTGATTCTCATGCTTGTGGAttcattataatgtattttttctacCACAGCCAGCCACAGTACCAGTCAACTGTCTCAAAAACTGAAGACAACTTACAAGGCCTCAACCAGCAaggtataaacacatttttatatatgtttctttaatacagctaattttaaatacaatatgtgtTTATATGCTATTAATTATTTGTATGAGTCCTAACAAATTAATACAATTCCAGTATCATTTGAAAATTAACCATACATGCTATGACTCCAGCATAAGCAATAACAGACTATTGTGATcttttatatatgtaaaaaaaaacaaatcaataacaaGTGTTAATTTGCCCACCACAATTCCAGTGTTTGTGAGGAAGATGAGAACTTTATCAAGAGAATCAAGCAGAAATTAAAATGCCCTGTGGAATAAAAAGTGAATAATTAGTTTTGGTTTAATTATTGGGATAATTTAATTTCTAAGGATATGGTAAATGCAGTTGCTTGTCTATTGGTTCATAAAACAAACCAGCGGTGTGTTTTTACGTAAGTATTGTACGTGTATTGTTTTTTAAGCAGGAAGTATATACAATAAAATCTTAACTATCATTAGCCTATGTTATACCACAGTTGAGAAATtccactgtaaaaaaagaaataaacaatgcatattTTTTGGTATCACTTCAAAAAtcatggcataaaaaaaaaatactttcatatGTTTCATCAAATTAAATTTCCAGTGAACTGCTAGGCTGTGAGGCATCATCCGGTTTTGAAACTCCCTGAATTCTAACAGTCCCTGAACAGCATTAACAGTTAGGCAGTGTACCACATAGCAGAGCCCTCAGCAGGACTGGGATCACGTGAGACTGGGATCTCGTGCATAATAGCGGCAGCGGGGAAAAGGTACTTTTGTTGCGGGTGAGACTGGGTGGGCAAAAAAAACAGACTGCGGTAATTGCGGGAAAACACTACCTCTCTCATCAGTTTACCAAAAGTAGCCTAGAAATTGCTGATTATTTTGTTTGAGCTTCTCTTTCCTATATGTGTTTGTTTCCCTCACTCCGATTCCAGTGTAGCACACCAGTGCCGGCTCAAGTCAGGTCAGAGAATCACACTCGCATGTTTTGTTGTTATGTGACGTCACATTCGCTGCTGTTTTCTGGGAAATGGATGCCCGTTACAGCACTGAACCCATAGATATACATTGAATGTAGGGGAAGGCTTTTTCCAGTAAGAACTACACACGGGCATCCCTTACATCAATGGAAAGCGTAAAgcatgtgcttttaaattaagcTAAAAGTAGAATGCTCTCTTTTGAAGCGACCGATTAATAGGCAAGAAATGAAATCTAGGGATCTGACTCCTGTCACGTGACAAGCATAAGTTTCGGTTTGCTGTAGTTTCGCTTTGGAACGTCTGATACGGGCATACGATAAATCACTGGAAAGCTCTAAATCTGTACTTTAGGGTGTGTATTGAACCAGTAAGCTGGCTATTATGGTGCCTGAGATATTCACGTGAGGTCGGGCCAGCTGGCTATCCCAGTAAAATATATAGAAGTGTATGGGGGGGTGGGgcaaaatttgttttattctttgtgtTCCAAATGTCTGAATTCCGtttttctatataatatattaacatgttttttttgtagcatGGGGTAATCTGTCTCTTGCGGGATTTGTGGGATCTGATGTTTTTGCAGGTGAGAGTGGGATAAAAATGCAAGAAACAAATGCGGGAGCGAGTGGGAGTGGGTATTGTGGGGCAGGGCGGGAGCAGGGCCCTACCACATCAGACTGTTTATTAATAATACGGAAAGCAACATAATACTACTTCAGAATTCAGTTCGACTGCATACTATACTGTCTCACACACATTCTTATGTGTGGTGACAGTGCCACGGTACCTCTATCACCACAAGTATGACTGGATCATTTTACATCCAGTCCCTATACCAGTTTCTCTCTGCTGCTTTCATGCTGCTTTTTACTGTATAGAAAAACAATCCTTTGTTAGATGCTCTGTATTTATCCGCTCCTTCTGCGTAGAAAAACGGACCGTAAAGTTAATCTCATGAATAATAAATGTGAAGTTAGACAACTATGTTTTAAATCTCACGGAAATTTCTCAACCTTGGTATGAAGTAGTGACTCTTTATTTTGTACAGAGAATTATCCAACACGTGGTGAAGAGGTCAAAGTACGCCTTTGACGCTGAGCATCTCGGGAGTTTATTAGCCCTCTGACTCATACATGGGGTAATTCTCAGTACTCAATGGAAATTCAATACATAATCTCAATTACACTTCAGATTTTTCCCATTTTTGGTGGGCTGCTTCCGAAAGACTGTGTGACTACTGTGATAACGTTTCCTCAACAGAAAGACCAGTGATCAGGAGACTCTTAACCAAATTACTAGTTTCCAAATTGAAACGATAGATTGTGAGGTAAGATTTGTATGTACTGAAGGGAGCTATTCAAACCCTAAGGTattaaaatctttctttttttcaattgctATGTAGCGCTCACATTCTTTCCATGGCAAATTAGGTGGACCTTGCAACTTCAATGTGGGAAACTGGGAGTTATGGGGTGGAGACTCATGGGTAACTGCATTACTTTCCAGTGTGCCAGTATGCATGCACAGGCTGGGGTTGGTGCTCATATATGGATGGTTGATAAGAAATACTAATACCTGGAATTCATTAACAGTTTGTTCTGCTATGCAACACAAGTGTCTCTTGTAGCTGAAATGCAAGAAACCAAAATATGGAATGCTTTACTGGATAGAACAACCCCTGTTGCTGTGCCACGCTGATTTGTGTACAGACTTTATATACATTATGAAAGTgactgtaaatattgtaatggTTAAACCAAACTGAAAGTGGAAGTCAGTAAGAGATGCATGATCTGTACTTTTTAATGTAGGTTTACATGAGTTTCATATGTATGTCTGTATCTGGAGCATTGTAACACACTGGAAAAACACCAAGGGTGGCCACTATAATATTTTGATCTATGAAGCCATGTTTCCACAAGCTTGATTCAGCAGAGAAGCCACATGTCTGACCTGCCGTTGTTTTGAGTTTTCTATTCCTACACAATTTGCACTGGCAAGGTGCGATATAAAAGCCATCAGATCCCCGTTATTGAACTGACGCTGTAACTGTATGAAAGTAATGCCTTTTCTATtcccttttaaacattttctgtattaaaaacacaggCCGATTTGACAATTGCAATAAAACCGAACACCCAGAATATCATGGGCAGACACTACCCAGGTCTGCTCAGGGCCTGGCCTTGTTTTCAAAACAACAGTGTGGTTCATATAGAACTAGACAGGCTCTGGACAAAAAGAAAGCAGGGGCCACACATACGAGTGGAAACGCAGCTTTAGAGATCTGAATACAGTGCTGGCTGCGGTTATTAATTGCTCCCTGTCtcaaatgtaggttttaaaaaaatatatatatatatatatatatatatatatatatatatatatatatatatataaaaatttatttattttttttttttaaaggctgtgaATTATGGAACAGTAGAGTTTTGCTTTCAGTTCCTAACATGTTTGACCTAACAAGTGTTGtagcatgcaaaataaaaatggcttTTGACATTCTCTAGTTTCCTCAGAAGTAAAAGAAAGGGTATTGCTTGCTTGTTCTAATTTCAGTGTTTGGAACAGCATACAGTTTCAGAAGGAATTCATTATACATGAAGTGGATGTCAGAAAAatgtctgtattttaattaaaaaatgtctgGCTGAGGTTTGAGCTGTTCACATAAACATGTAACGATAAACTGCCTACTGTATTTGCTGTACAATAGTTTTAATAACGCAAGCACAGTACTTTAGAGAGATCGGTGTAAGCTACATTTTTCATGGCTCCTCATTACAGATTGTGTCCAGCTTCAAAACCACAACCTCAAGAGCAGTCTGCCAGCTGGTTAAGGAGTATGTTGGACACAGAGATGGAATTTGGGATGTTAGGGTCACACGGACACAACCCATTGTCTTGGGCACCGCGTCAGCAGGTTAATTGGATTTGTATGCATTTTACTAATTAGAATGttgtgggttgtttttttatCCAAGAGTTAAAAATAATTAGTTCCATCATATACGGAACAGCAAACCCGTAATAGTTTTGTTAAAAACTGGAAAATCGAAAGTCAATTAACAGAATGCTAAGTTAATAATATGCCCAAAACTGAGTGTTAGAACTATTGCCCCGATtttataaatagtaaaaacaagcTTGCtagatatactgtagtagttCCAATGTGCATGGACCCTAAGTAATACAGCAATGTTACTGTGTAAATCGTTTGCTACCAATTGACAATTTACCTGCAAATGTTCCATACATATTGTGATgcacctgtgtttgtgtttgtgtattgtgtttgttattttcctATAATTAAAGGTCCAGTGTCACAGTTTAACTGTCATAGTGttgtacatgcattatttttcaattagaACCAATTTTAACTTTCCTGAAAAGACATTTAATACTGTGCTGTTatctcattttaacattttagagAGTACCCTTTGTGTATTTTTGATTCAGATCCCAGAAATAAAATTCTGGCCATCAAccaaattgtaatttaaaattgcAATTTAACGTtgtctagaaatactaaaaaaaagtctaaaactgATAGGCTGTTTAGTTCATTCATCACAAATAACACTGCTGCATATGACAGCGTGAGCATCGTGTATAAGATTTAGCTTGGGGGAACAATCGAATaagaataaatatttgcatggaCTTTAATCGTGGTGCACCAGGTTACTACCTGACCGGAACACAGATTCCAGGACTGCAGCCAAAATTATAAACTACCACCAAGCGTCGAGACACACCAGAGCTGCTTGAAGCAGTTCATAATGCTGAAAaaatactgaaagttatttcaagtcaTCCTggaagataggaaacagcacagtTAGGTGTAATAccttacaggtattgttataactttCATGGAACAGATACtggcactttaaaaacaaaagtaaattcaGTCTATTTCACTTTCTCTGCTTTATGCTTTTTTATACAGATCACACTGCCATGCTGTGGAGCATTGAAACAGGAAAGTGCCTTCTTAAATACGTGGGTCATGCTGGGTCAGGTAAGAGGTTATATAACAACTTcacatctctgttttttttttttattttatttaaatatgtgctAAATGTCAGTTTCTACTACTGGTTAATTCCTATCGGGTTGTGTAGCATTTCATTTCCTTTACCTTTATCTGCCTTTCATGCACTGCAAATACCTGTTTTAATTAACTACAACATTGTTGACCATCTATAAATGACTTCGAAGGCTGCAGTAAAATAGTTTTAAGCAAAGCATCAGTGTTGTACATTATTGAACATGCACAGCGGGAGTTGCAGAGAAAGGAATTGTATGAAGTTGGCATTCAAAAGCAGATCATGGTGTCAGGGATTAGGGTTACAGGTACTCCGAAGAAAGGAAGGTAGATTTGTAAACATGATACCCGATTAGATCAGATACATTAACTGATAATAAAGAGCGTTTTGAACAGTCCTGCATCACAATATCTGAAGTGATGGTGTTATAACATTATGAAAGTGACTGGAATGCAAACGCTATCTGTTTCCCTTGTTGGAAGCTATTTTCTGACTTCTTCAAAAGCCTTCTGATTGACAGGTACAGCAGCAACTGGAAAGTGCTCTTGGGCTAGCCTAGAGCATCTTGTGTAGCTTATTTCAAAATCTTTAATAATGCTGGGCTTGCTGTTCAGTTAAAGGTTTATTATTGCTGAAAGGAAAAATGGAAAGCAGATTAGTTTCAGGCTATGAGTTCTATCTCGAATGACCGGTAGGCGAACTCAGTAGCTCCAGGTGTGTAGATCCTGGTTCATGTGTTTTTTCTTGTTGCGGGCGATGGCGGGTCTGCTTGGTGATCATGAAATAAATAGAAAGGAACTTCAATTTTTTTactctgtacatttaaaaaaaacaaaataataataatttatcttATGCTTTTCTTTcagttaattcaattaaatttcATCCAACGGAGCAAGTAGCACTCACAGGTAATGACcttcagtaccttttaaaccaCGTGTCAGTGTGTAAGATGTGAGTGCATGTCCTATTTGAACAGCTGTGATAATAACTTGCAGCATGAATAAGATAGAGGTTTGATGATGTTGAATTCCTGAAGAACTTCGCTGATATGTGATGTAGTGCAGTTCAGATTTTCTGCTTCCAATGCAGGATAAACTATGTTGTGATGGTTCAGTTTGCTATTTGAACACTGCACTACAACACTGTGAGAAATAGCATGCTTTCTGACAACTTAAATTAAACTtaatacttatcaaaagtattaAGCCAGCATTTGTGAGACTATATATTATATGTAGCAGTGATAATCTCTTGAAAAAAGACTGTTACGTTTATACAGTTCAGCAGTTATTTTAGTCAGTGTGGCACATTCTTATCACTTGCTTAGTTGTATTATGCCACCTAATTAAAGCGCAGTTTTCTCACTCAAGGCAtgaatttgtatcatttacatttgctttaattaattttaatgatGGTTTTGTGAAGTGGTTGTTAGCACTATATATTGCCACATTTATAATATTGTAACAGGCCAAAAATGTGTGTACCTAATTAAAAAGGTGAAATGTTTTGATGAGTAAACATTCATTTGTTAGGTAAACTCATGTCAGTCCATCTGCATTTACACCAACAGCATCTGGAGACCAGACGGCTCACATCTGGAGGTTTATGGTGCAACTGCCCACCCCACAGCCAACAGCAGACACCAGTGTAAGTCAAGACAAGCTGTACACTTTAACAGTAAGCTGTGGTTAGTTCGTTGTAAGCCTTGGTTTAGATATACCAATTTTACAAGTTTTAGATTACTAGTATTAAGATCTCctgctgtttagattattaaattgACTATGGCGTTAATGTGGCAATTGTTGgcataaaataaatagaacaagCAAGCAACCATATTTACCCATTTTACATTAATTCTAGAAGAAAAAACAGGGGTGAAAAAAGACTTGCAAGACTTGTCAtggaaaaataattacaatttaacaaaatagataacaacattgttttgtttttacagcaggTGTCTGTAGATGATGAAATTGACTTTTCTGATAAAGATGAAGCTGATTGTGACGGGGATGGCTCCAGCGAGTGTCCGACTATCAGAATTCCTTCGACCACGCTGAAGAGTCACCAGGGCGTGGTCATAGCCGCGGATTGGCTGGTCGGAGGAAAGCAGGTGGTCACAGCTTCATGGGACAGGGCAGCTAATCTGTATGATGTGGAAACATCTGAGCTTGTCCATTCACTTACAGGTATGGTCAAAAGAGTCAGCAACAGTTCTGATGGTTACTAATATGTCTTGCGTTTCATTTACACCAAGTTTTTGTTTTCTACGTGACAATGAATCTCACTGTGATGTATTATATGAAccagcctttttgttttgttttatcttggATTTGAATGGGTTAATATGCAGTATCTCAGACACAATCCAAGTTGAAGAGATTTAAGAGTATATTAAAGGGTACCTGTACCCTAAAATCACAAGTTGCACATTTAGCGATGTTTTCTTTGTCCACTTTCTTGGTTAAGTAACACATGAGGGAACTGACATATTGGAGCCTTTCAGGCAGTGATGTGACGTCACGTTGCGCACATGGGGTTATGGGATACAATGGTGAAAACCCATAGAGTGAAACATGGGGAGTGCAAGCTTTTGGGTGCTTCAAAAATAAGCATAAAAACAAGACAGAAAAGTTATTTCATGTGCCACAGCCTATTAATTCAGAGTGGACgatcatagcaaaaaaaaaaaaatgactacataatTTGAAAATGGGGCATACACAGACAACCTTTCCATTCGGTCGAAATCGTGTGTGAGCACCACTTTGAACCTGAATGCTACAAAAGGAACAGAACAGGTAGAGCTTCTGGGGTATGGATGCAAGACGAGGCTGACGACCTTTCCATTCGGTTGAAATTGTGTGTGAGAACTGCTAGAAATGcatttctcaacttttacttGGGAATGTTCACCAGAAGGAGGATTTGTCTTGGGAGCGTTCACCAGGAGAAGGAGGATTTGTCTTGGGAGCGTTCACCAGGAGAAGGAGGATTTGTCTTCGGAGCATCCCAATTTATACAGGTCATGCTCCCCTCTGCAACGCTGCTCTGGTTCTGTTCCCACAAGAGCCATTAATTCAATCCGTGCATCAGCGTTGCAGCCAGAGGTATGGTAATATCTCTGGAGGGTTACAGAATGGGTCTTAATGAGCATCATATGAATAATTACTGTAGGTACAGAAATAGAGCAGTGTTCCAGGGGGTAGCATCGTCCTGAATACACTATGATTCTGATGTGACAAATTGTGTAAGGAACTGCAGTACAGAAAGTGTTCATGTTTCCATTATCTCAAATAAGTGCAACTGACTCTGACTCAGACATTGTGTGCTGACGGAGTGTTCATTCTGCAATCATGCAATTTACAAACAAACCAGTAGATAGCAATAGACACTTTTAAGAGGGGAGTAACAAATGTATcgatgttcttgttttttttaggtcACGATCAGGAGTTAACCCACTGCTGTACTCATCCCACACAGCGTCTTGTGGTCACTTCATCTCGTGACACCACCTTCCGTCTCTGGGATTTTAGAGATCCTTCAATACACTCTGTGAATGTCTTTCAGGGTCACACTGAGTAAGTGATTGGTATTTACTGTAGTAGTTGTATttctatcttttatttatttatttatttgtttatttttaaatttagatggCTTTTCAAGCAAGAATGCCAAAAGTAATTACCTTTCCCTGTTGTCAGAAATGTGCTTGTTGTTTGCAGACCTGTTACTGAATACTAAGGacaaaaatatttgatttgtctcaccccctcccccttttttatGTACAGGTGTATCTAGAAATGCTTATCCAATTGAGATGCAACTCCAATTTTGTATTTACGCCTGGGTTGGGggtaatttttgtttgttttttaggtaACATTTGGTAACAAGCAAGATTTGTTTGTGTACAATATATAGTGTTTTAATAGGTTATTAAATATAATAGTAATGTGCTACATGTATGCAAGTGTTATTTACAGTAGTTCCAGGAATAAGAGAGGGGAATGAAAAAGGGCTAACAGGTATCTacaaacatttcaatttcattgaACTTGCAGTGTAATTTAAacgtgctgtgtgtgtatatatagggcttcagtttttattcatttcaattttcggtgcttttttttttttttttttttttagctattttttagtttttttcggtgcttttgctttttatatactattaATTGTTTTCGGTGGAGGTCTTTTCACACCAAGCGCGTCGCGTCAAAAAGCATCTGCTTCCAGATTATTTTGACGCCGTGAAGTTGTCAATCAATCTGAAGCCCCGTCACTGAACTCAGCGTTCCCCTTAAAGTACAGAATTCTATTGCTGTGTCTTTCAGCATGAAGCACTGTAATATAAATACTGTCTtgtgaaaactaaataataaagttCTGTGTCTTTTGCAGaacagaaattaaatacaaatgggAATATGTTATGAATATTTCATGTACATGCATTTGGTTAGCATGCTGTTAAGAGTGAAAAGCAGTCTTTCTTTAATGTACGTCTTCACTGTTGAAAGTTCCTTCCCATTTGacacaggcatacacacacaacaataacTTCATTGTATAATGAATTATAAACACTTGCTTTCTACCTGCAATCGGCTGTTGAAATTTTGAACAGATCGTATGTTGCTGTAAACTCCTCGTTGTGATCTTCATAGACACACAGCGCTTGCTTGtgcccacttacatttttatttcttgaaacttgttttcacacaatgcagtgtaACCAAGTagtcttgaaaataaatactcactttttaaaaaactagatatcgctaaacaaaatacttaaaactgCCGTTGAACATCTTTTCTATTTACTAGATAAATGTGAGGTTTATCTGtctctagtatttttttttttcctgagcttTCTGGTCCCCCCCGTTTGttggacacacacaccccacagagaaataggaacacagtCGGGTCTGTTTTGCACTACGCGGCCGGTGTGAACGCATCCATACAGTGTTCTGTAAACAATGTTATGCTGGACGCTGATGCTTTGACACAACATGCTTCGTGTGATAGGTACGAGTCAGGAAGGAGCGACATTGTCCAGCTGCTctggaaaggtagtttgtttttgtttttttgtattaggctttt
This Polyodon spathula isolate WHYD16114869_AA chromosome 3, ASM1765450v1, whole genome shotgun sequence DNA region includes the following protein-coding sequences:
- the LOC121310772 gene encoding WD repeat-containing protein 37 isoform X2: MPVESGTSSAARQAKQKRKSHSLSIRRTNSTEQDRPAMQRDVLEGQDSKLPSAVRHNLLELFGQIEREFENLYIENVELRREIDTLNERLAAEGQTIDGGDLSRGPLKAKASHSTSQLSQKLKTTYKASTSKRSHSFHGKLGGPCNFNVGNWELWGGDSWIVSSFKTTTSRAVCQLVKEYVGHRDGIWDVRVTRTQPIVLGTASADHTAMLWSIETGKCLLKYVGHAGSVNSIKFHPTEQVALTASGDQTAHIWRFMVQLPTPQPTADTSVSVDDEIDFSDKDEADCDGDGSSECPTIRIPSTTLKSHQGVVIAADWLVGGKQVVTASWDRAANLYDVETSELVHSLTGHDQELTHCCTHPTQRLVVTSSRDTTFRLWDFRDPSIHSVNVFQGHTDTVTSAVFTVGDNVVSGSDDRTVKVWDLKNMRSPIATIRTDSAVNRISVSVSQRIIALPHDNRQVRLFDMSGVRLARLPRSNRQGHRRMVCCSAWSEDNPTCNLFTCGFDRQAIGWNINIPALLQEK
- the LOC121310772 gene encoding WD repeat-containing protein 37 isoform X4 is translated as MPVESGTSSAARQAKQKRKSHSLSIRRTNSTEQDRPAMQRDVLEGQDSKLPSAVRHNLLELFGQIEREFENLYIENVELRREIDTLNERLAAEGQTIDGGDLSRGPLKAKASHSTSQLSQKLKTTYKASTSKIVSSFKTTTSRAVCQLVKEYVGHRDGIWDVRVTRTQPIVLGTASADHTAMLWSIETGKCLLKYVGHAGSVNSIKFHPTEQVALTASGDQTAHIWRFMVQLPTPQPTADTSVSVDDEIDFSDKDEADCDGDGSSECPTIRIPSTTLKSHQGVVIAADWLVGGKQVVTASWDRAANLYDVETSELVHSLTGHDQELTHCCTHPTQRLVVTSSRDTTFRLWDFRDPSIHSVNVFQGHTDTVTSAVFTVGDNVVSGSDDRTVKVWDLKNMRSPIATIRTDSAVNRISVSVSQRIIALPHDNRQVRLFDMSGVRLARLPRSNRQGHRRMVCCSAWSEDNPTCNLFTCGFDRQAIGWNINIPALLQEK
- the LOC121310772 gene encoding WD repeat-containing protein 37 isoform X1; the encoded protein is MPVESGTSSAARQAKQKRKSHSLSIRRTNSTEQDRPAMQRDVLEGQDSKLPSAVRHNLLELFGQIEREFENLYIENVELRREIDTLNERLAAEGQTIDGGDLSRGPLKAKASHSTSQLSQKLKTTYKASTSKRSHSFHGKLGGPCNFNVGNWELWGGDSWIVSSFKTTTSRAVCQLVKEYVGHRDGIWDVRVTRTQPIVLGTASADHTAMLWSIETGKCLLKYVGHAGSVNSIKFHPTEQVALTASGDQTAHIWRFMVQLPTPQPTADTSQVSVDDEIDFSDKDEADCDGDGSSECPTIRIPSTTLKSHQGVVIAADWLVGGKQVVTASWDRAANLYDVETSELVHSLTGHDQELTHCCTHPTQRLVVTSSRDTTFRLWDFRDPSIHSVNVFQGHTDTVTSAVFTVGDNVVSGSDDRTVKVWDLKNMRSPIATIRTDSAVNRISVSVSQRIIALPHDNRQVRLFDMSGVRLARLPRSNRQGHRRMVCCSAWSEDNPTCNLFTCGFDRQAIGWNINIPALLQEK
- the LOC121310772 gene encoding WD repeat-containing protein 37 isoform X3, with amino-acid sequence MPVESGTSSAARQAKQKRKSHSLSIRRTNSTEQDRPAMQRDVLEGQDSKLPSAVRHNLLELFGQIEREFENLYIENVELRREIDTLNERLAAEGQTIDGGDLSRGPLKAKASHSTSQLSQKLKTTYKASTSKIVSSFKTTTSRAVCQLVKEYVGHRDGIWDVRVTRTQPIVLGTASADHTAMLWSIETGKCLLKYVGHAGSVNSIKFHPTEQVALTASGDQTAHIWRFMVQLPTPQPTADTSQVSVDDEIDFSDKDEADCDGDGSSECPTIRIPSTTLKSHQGVVIAADWLVGGKQVVTASWDRAANLYDVETSELVHSLTGHDQELTHCCTHPTQRLVVTSSRDTTFRLWDFRDPSIHSVNVFQGHTDTVTSAVFTVGDNVVSGSDDRTVKVWDLKNMRSPIATIRTDSAVNRISVSVSQRIIALPHDNRQVRLFDMSGVRLARLPRSNRQGHRRMVCCSAWSEDNPTCNLFTCGFDRQAIGWNINIPALLQEK